In a single window of the Rhizobiaceae bacterium genome:
- a CDS encoding glycosyl transferase family 1, whose protein sequence is MTQVRDALPVVSGELQVLYFVHDLSDSAVRRRVAMFRAGGANVKIAGFRRGAEPAADIDGAPAIDLGHTENAQFMQRIGAVARAGVKIRSALAGISKPDVIVARNLEMLALARRAKSAFGWKATPVVYECLDIHRLVLRKDPVGIALRAAERSFGRGVSLLITSSPAFSANYFQPFRQISAPLQLVENRHLELNEPDDALDSPACAPPWRIGWFGALRCRKSLEILSAFTRSQHGRYHAVLRGRPALNEMPNFEEFVANEPYMTFEGPYRNPEDLGAIYNSVHFSWAIDFFEQGQNSQWLLPNRIYEGSRFGAVPIVMSGTETARFARRRGMGVELAADTVDAVKSALLPIDSESYLDLRGAVLGQAKSFVYGPADCRRLVSRLAGLLQSPESSEVSVVAATP, encoded by the coding sequence ATGACGCAAGTGCGAGACGCACTCCCGGTCGTATCAGGCGAGCTACAGGTCCTGTACTTCGTGCACGACTTGTCGGATTCAGCCGTGCGCCGCCGCGTCGCGATGTTCCGCGCAGGCGGAGCGAATGTGAAGATTGCAGGATTTCGGCGCGGGGCAGAACCGGCCGCCGACATCGATGGCGCCCCGGCAATCGATCTGGGCCACACGGAAAACGCACAGTTCATGCAGCGGATCGGGGCCGTGGCCCGCGCGGGCGTGAAGATCAGATCGGCCTTGGCCGGAATTTCAAAGCCGGATGTCATCGTCGCCCGCAATCTGGAAATGCTGGCGCTCGCGCGCCGCGCCAAGTCGGCCTTCGGATGGAAGGCCACGCCTGTTGTCTATGAGTGCCTGGACATCCACAGGCTGGTGCTGCGCAAGGACCCGGTCGGCATCGCGCTTCGCGCAGCCGAACGATCGTTCGGGCGAGGCGTCAGCCTGCTCATCACAAGCTCGCCCGCATTCTCTGCAAACTATTTCCAGCCCTTTCGACAGATTTCCGCGCCGTTGCAACTGGTCGAGAATCGTCATCTGGAACTGAACGAGCCCGATGACGCGCTTGATTCTCCCGCATGCGCGCCGCCCTGGCGGATCGGCTGGTTCGGCGCATTGCGCTGCCGAAAATCGCTGGAGATATTGTCGGCTTTCACGCGCAGCCAGCATGGACGCTATCACGCGGTCCTGCGCGGGCGTCCGGCGCTCAATGAAATGCCGAATTTCGAGGAGTTCGTCGCCAACGAACCTTACATGACGTTCGAGGGGCCGTACCGGAATCCGGAAGACCTCGGCGCGATCTACAATTCCGTCCATTTCTCATGGGCAATCGACTTTTTCGAGCAGGGGCAGAATTCGCAATGGCTGCTTCCGAACCGCATCTATGAGGGAAGCCGCTTCGGCGCGGTGCCCATCGTCATGAGCGGCACCGAAACCGCCCGCTTTGCCCGCAGGCGCGGCATGGGCGTGGAGCTTGCCGCGGACACGGTCGACGCCGTGAAGTCCGCTTTGCTTCCCATCGACTCTGAAAGTTATCTCGACCTGCGCGGCGCGGTGCTCGGGCAGGCGAAGTCATTCGTTTACGGACCGGCAGACTGCCGGCGCCTCGTGTCGAGGCTCGCCGGACTGCTGCAATCGCCAGAATCAAGTGAGGTGAGTGTCGTAGCCGCGACGCCATAG
- a CDS encoding penicillin-binding protein 1A, with translation MIRLLGYFFGIAIMLGLLAAAGVAMFVGHLAKDLPDYEVLASYEPPVTTRIHASDGALMGEFARERRLYLPIQAVPDRVKAAFLSAEDKNFYKHPGVDISGLFRAVVTNFRNAGSGRRPVGASTITQQVAKNFLLTSDQTYERKIKEMLLSFRIEQAYSKDRILELYVNEIFFGLGAYGVAGAALTYFDKSVNELTLSEAAYLAALPKGPSNYHPFRYTDRAIERRNWVIDQMVENGYATHEEGARAKAEPLGVKLRRRGNYLFAGEYFTEEVRREIIARYGQDALYEGGLSVRTTLDPRMQVIARKAMQRGLIRYDTLRGYRGPKTQIDISDDWGKALGDVKGLDDVPEWRLAVVLESSKEGVSVGLQPDRESSGEISAERDRGFIAVEDMRWALRHVVNGERVKANSPAEVLNAGDVIYVEKKEDGDGYLLRQPPGVSGGMVAMDPHTGRVLAMVGGFSYTQSEFNRATQAMRQPGSSFKPIVYAAALDNGYTPASVIMDGPITITIGNQVWTPKNYDGKSAGPATLRSGIERSRNLMTVRLANDMGMNIVSEYAERFGVYDKLPPHIAMSLGSGETTVMRMVSAYSVMANGGRQIKPSLIDRIQDRYGKTVFRHDERGCEGCAAQDWENQPEPDLVDNAEQVLDPMTAYQITSMMEGVVQRGTATILRDLNRPIAGKTGTTNDEKDAWFIGFTPNLVAGLYIGFDQPQPLGKGTTGGGLAAPIFKEFVADALKDAPVVDFQVPAGMKLIPIDRKTGMQASKGGANTIVEAFKPGTGPADSYWVIGMDSGIQPTGGALSPAAKQVIDGGGGGLY, from the coding sequence ATGATTCGGCTTCTCGGATATTTTTTTGGCATAGCCATCATGCTGGGCCTGCTTGCGGCTGCCGGCGTGGCTATGTTCGTGGGACATCTGGCAAAGGATTTGCCGGACTATGAGGTGCTTGCGAGCTACGAGCCGCCCGTCACCACGCGCATTCACGCTTCCGATGGCGCGCTCATGGGCGAGTTTGCGCGCGAGCGCCGACTGTACCTGCCGATCCAGGCCGTTCCCGACCGCGTGAAGGCCGCGTTCCTGTCGGCTGAGGACAAGAATTTCTACAAACATCCGGGCGTCGATATTTCGGGGCTATTCCGCGCTGTCGTGACCAATTTCCGCAACGCCGGGTCTGGACGCCGCCCGGTGGGTGCGTCGACCATCACGCAGCAGGTTGCGAAGAACTTCCTGCTGACCTCGGACCAGACCTACGAGCGCAAGATCAAGGAGATGTTGCTCTCCTTCCGCATCGAGCAGGCCTATTCCAAGGACCGCATCCTCGAACTCTATGTGAACGAGATATTCTTCGGTCTCGGCGCCTATGGCGTGGCGGGTGCCGCGCTCACCTATTTCGACAAGTCCGTCAACGAACTGACGCTCTCGGAAGCCGCCTATCTGGCGGCGCTGCCCAAGGGTCCGTCCAACTATCATCCCTTCCGCTACACCGATCGCGCGATCGAGCGCCGCAACTGGGTCATCGACCAGATGGTGGAGAACGGCTACGCGACGCATGAGGAAGGCGCGCGCGCCAAGGCCGAGCCGCTCGGGGTCAAGCTGCGCCGCCGCGGCAACTACCTGTTTGCCGGGGAATATTTCACCGAGGAAGTGCGCCGCGAGATCATCGCACGCTACGGACAGGACGCGCTCTATGAAGGCGGGCTTTCGGTGCGCACCACGCTCGATCCGCGCATGCAGGTGATCGCGCGCAAGGCGATGCAGCGCGGTCTCATCCGCTACGACACGCTGCGCGGCTATCGCGGCCCCAAGACGCAGATCGATATTTCGGACGACTGGGGCAAGGCGCTGGGTGATGTGAAGGGGCTCGATGACGTGCCGGAATGGCGGCTCGCCGTGGTGCTCGAAAGCTCCAAGGAAGGCGTGTCGGTCGGCTTGCAGCCGGACCGCGAAAGCTCGGGCGAGATTTCCGCCGAACGCGACCGTGGCTTCATAGCGGTCGAGGATATGCGCTGGGCGCTGCGCCACGTCGTCAACGGCGAGCGCGTAAAGGCCAATTCTCCCGCCGAAGTGCTGAACGCAGGCGACGTGATCTATGTCGAAAAGAAGGAGGACGGCGACGGCTACCTGTTGCGGCAGCCTCCGGGCGTGTCCGGCGGCATGGTAGCGATGGACCCGCATACCGGCCGCGTGCTGGCCATGGTCGGCGGCTTCTCCTACACGCAATCGGAATTCAACCGCGCCACGCAGGCGATGCGGCAGCCGGGTTCGTCCTTCAAGCCCATCGTCTATGCGGCGGCGCTGGACAATGGCTATACGCCCGCATCCGTCATCATGGACGGCCCGATCACCATCACCATCGGCAACCAGGTCTGGACGCCGAAGAACTATGACGGCAAGTCCGCCGGTCCCGCAACGCTGCGCAGCGGTATCGAGCGCTCCCGCAACCTGATGACCGTGCGGCTGGCCAACGACATGGGCATGAACATCGTCTCGGAATATGCCGAGCGCTTCGGTGTTTACGACAAGCTGCCGCCGCACATCGCCATGTCGCTCGGTTCCGGCGAAACGACGGTCATGCGCATGGTCTCGGCCTATTCGGTGATGGCGAACGGCGGACGCCAGATAAAGCCCTCGCTGATCGACCGCATCCAGGACCGCTACGGCAAGACGGTGTTCCGCCACGATGAGCGCGGCTGCGAAGGCTGCGCCGCGCAGGATTGGGAGAACCAGCCGGAGCCGGATCTGGTGGACAACGCCGAGCAGGTGCTCGATCCCATGACGGCGTATCAGATCACCTCCATGATGGAGGGTGTCGTACAGCGCGGTACCGCGACGATATTGAGGGATCTGAATCGTCCAATCGCCGGCAAGACCGGCACGACAAACGACGAGAAAGACGCGTGGTTCATCGGCTTCACGCCGAACCTCGTCGCGGGCCTCTATATTGGCTTCGATCAGCCGCAGCCCCTCGGCAAGGGCACGACCGGCGGCGGTCTTGCCGCGCCGATTTTCAAGGAGTTTGTCGCTGACGCGCTCAAGGATGCGCCGGTTGTCGATTTTCAGGTCCCGGCGGGCATGAAGCTCATTCCCATCGACCGCAAGACCGGCATGCAGGCATCGAAGGGCGGCGCGAACACGATTGTCGAAGCCTTCAAGCCCGGCACCGGGCCTGCCGACAGCTATTGGGTCATCGGCATGGATTCCGGCATCCAGCCGACCGGCGGGGCGCTATCGCCGGCAGCCAAGCAGGTGATCGACGGCGGCGGCGGCGGCCTCTACTGA
- a CDS encoding N-acetylmuramoyl-L-alanine amidase produces the protein MPASSCNIFGRFSGLLAVLVVLVLFASPAQPAAKATAFELSGNLDRTEASIALDQDAEVSWFLLQAPHRLVIELPETAFAFDPRQLKPFGLVNGVRYGKAAEGRSRIILTSTHPFSVERLDVEPDAARGGYSLGVTLLKSTDAAFRDAMSDQLSHTGAIAGGKDEARAAGHPFVIVLDPGHGGFDGGAEGVSGTNEKDITLAFAKELRERLAGQANYKIVMTRESDMFLRLDERVKIAQQNAADLFISIHADTIRYKGLRGATVYTGSDRASDAESEALADRENLSDRLAGVPTEDEKHEVADILFEFVRRETQDYSVSLAKDLVGELSRSVGVINNPHRHARFRVLRAPDVPSVLIELGYLSNIEDETSLRDPQWRAKAVDSISAAVEKFAARKGVAEAQAQR, from the coding sequence ATGCCAGCTTCGTCCTGCAACATTTTCGGGCGGTTCTCCGGTTTGCTGGCCGTGCTCGTTGTCCTTGTGCTGTTTGCTTCGCCGGCTCAACCCGCGGCGAAAGCAACGGCTTTCGAGCTTTCCGGAAATCTTGATCGCACGGAAGCAAGCATCGCACTCGACCAGGACGCGGAGGTGAGCTGGTTTTTGTTGCAGGCTCCACACAGGCTCGTGATCGAGCTTCCGGAAACGGCTTTTGCATTCGATCCCAGGCAGCTCAAGCCTTTCGGGCTGGTCAACGGCGTGCGTTATGGCAAGGCAGCGGAAGGCCGCTCGCGCATCATCCTGACCAGCACCCATCCGTTTTCGGTGGAAAGGCTGGACGTCGAGCCGGATGCCGCGCGTGGCGGCTATTCCCTTGGTGTGACGCTGCTGAAATCCACCGATGCCGCATTTCGGGACGCCATGTCCGACCAGTTGAGCCACACGGGCGCGATCGCCGGCGGCAAAGATGAGGCACGTGCGGCCGGACATCCCTTCGTCATCGTGCTCGATCCTGGCCATGGCGGCTTCGACGGCGGTGCGGAAGGCGTCAGCGGCACCAATGAAAAAGACATCACGCTGGCCTTTGCGAAGGAGTTGAGGGAGCGACTCGCGGGGCAGGCGAACTACAAGATCGTGATGACCCGCGAATCGGACATGTTCCTGCGCCTCGACGAACGCGTGAAAATCGCCCAGCAGAATGCAGCGGACCTGTTCATCTCGATTCACGCCGACACGATTCGCTACAAGGGATTGCGCGGGGCGACAGTGTACACGGGCTCCGACCGGGCGTCCGATGCCGAATCCGAAGCACTGGCCGACCGTGAAAACCTGTCCGACCGGCTTGCCGGCGTTCCTACGGAAGACGAGAAGCACGAGGTTGCCGACATTCTCTTCGAGTTCGTGCGGCGCGAGACTCAGGACTATTCGGTCAGCCTCGCAAAGGATCTGGTGGGCGAATTGTCCCGCTCTGTCGGCGTCATCAACAATCCGCATCGCCATGCGCGGTTCAGGGTCCTGCGCGCGCCGGATGTGCCTTCGGTATTGATCGAACTCGGCTATCTTTCCAATATCGAGGACGAGACGAGCCTGCGTGATCCGCAATGGCGCGCGAAGGCCGTGGACAGCATCAGCGCGGCGGTCGAGAAATTCGCCGCGCGCAAGGGGGTTGCCGAGGCGCAGGCGCAGCGCTAA
- a CDS encoding Rne/Rng family ribonuclease: MANKMLIDASHPEETRVVVTRGNRIEEFDFESQDKKQLRGNIYLARVTRVEPSLQAAFVEYGGNRHGFLAFSEIHPDYYQIPVADRQALLKAEAEAAAHEEDEENNEPKQERDRGGRRRRRGKNRNRNGEGAQAAADDQSGADDESAAQAQAEETEGQDSDEARTMAAEASADVVSEPVEQAGEGSGGIEEVSSGAADERDIESVGAGDALDEARDRRRPMRRHYKIQEVIKRRQILLVQVVKEERGNKGAALTTYLSLAGRYSVLMPNTARGGGISRKITSAQDRKRLKDVVKELEVPQGMGVILRTAGENRTKAEIKRDYEYLMRMWENVRNLTLKSTAPTLVYEEGSLIKRSVRDLYNKDIDEILVAGDDGYREAKDFMRMLMPSHAKMVQPYRDTTPIFARSGIEAQLDRMVQPQVTLRSGGYIIINQTEALVSIDVNSGRSTREHSIEDTAVQTNLEAAEEIARQLRLRDLAGLIVIDFIDMEESRNNRAVEKKLKDCLKNDRARIQVGRISHFGLLEMSRQRIRASVLESTMKTCPHCGGTGHVRSDSSVALLVVRAIEEHLLKDNRHHITVRTPSATALYVLNHKRSTLVDMERRFGLTITIESDDSVGSQHYAIARGAPVEHPVVVSELPQQPVVEEEDDIEIVDEEVADVAAAETDSERQASDDQKRKRKRRRRRRGGRDRDQQEAGASATDEQDDAPASDDDQPEEAEDVAAVEAVEQDDAPEQDQSEKAEGKKRRRGKRGGKRSRAESAEASASDADEIVTAEAEKAEEPTEEAEAPAAVAAPAEEIVVKAEPVKKRATRTRRAAKATPEETIAAEAIDTAASEKAGSSPANGAEEAETTSAAKPRRSTRRKDSPATTSTEAATPSVTSAGSGAEGGEPTEPKKGWWQRKGFFG; this comes from the coding sequence ATGGCAAACAAAATGCTCATCGACGCGTCCCATCCAGAGGAGACGCGGGTCGTCGTTACACGCGGCAACCGGATCGAGGAATTCGATTTCGAATCACAGGACAAGAAGCAGCTTCGCGGCAACATCTATCTCGCACGCGTAACGCGGGTAGAGCCGTCGCTGCAGGCAGCCTTCGTCGAATATGGCGGAAACCGGCACGGTTTCCTCGCCTTCAGCGAAATCCATCCCGACTACTACCAGATCCCCGTCGCCGACCGGCAGGCGCTCTTGAAGGCGGAAGCCGAAGCTGCCGCCCACGAGGAAGACGAGGAAAACAACGAGCCCAAGCAGGAACGCGACCGTGGCGGTCGCCGCCGCAGGCGCGGCAAGAACCGCAACCGCAACGGCGAAGGCGCGCAAGCAGCCGCGGACGATCAGAGCGGCGCGGATGATGAATCCGCCGCGCAGGCGCAAGCCGAGGAAACAGAAGGCCAGGACAGCGACGAAGCAAGGACAATGGCCGCAGAGGCGTCCGCCGATGTCGTTTCGGAGCCGGTGGAACAGGCTGGCGAAGGTTCGGGCGGGATCGAGGAGGTTTCCTCCGGGGCGGCCGACGAGCGCGACATCGAATCGGTCGGCGCAGGCGATGCGCTGGACGAGGCGCGCGACCGCAGGCGCCCGATGCGCCGCCACTACAAGATCCAGGAAGTCATCAAGCGGCGGCAGATTCTGCTGGTGCAGGTGGTCAAGGAAGAGCGCGGCAACAAGGGCGCGGCGCTGACTACCTATCTGTCGCTCGCCGGGCGCTATTCCGTTCTCATGCCCAACACGGCGCGGGGCGGCGGTATTTCGCGCAAGATCACCAGCGCGCAGGACCGCAAGCGCCTCAAGGATGTCGTCAAGGAACTGGAAGTCCCGCAGGGCATGGGCGTGATCCTGCGCACGGCGGGCGAGAACCGCACCAAGGCCGAGATCAAGCGCGACTATGAATATCTGATGCGGATGTGGGAAAACGTTCGTAACCTGACGCTCAAGTCGACCGCGCCCACCTTGGTCTATGAGGAAGGAAGCCTCATCAAGCGCTCGGTGCGCGACCTCTACAACAAGGACATCGACGAGATTCTCGTGGCCGGCGATGACGGCTATCGCGAGGCGAAGGACTTTATGCGCATGCTCATGCCGAGCCATGCCAAGATGGTGCAGCCCTATCGCGACACGACGCCGATCTTTGCGCGCAGCGGCATCGAGGCGCAGCTCGACCGCATGGTGCAGCCGCAGGTCACGCTCAGGTCGGGTGGCTATATCATCATCAACCAGACCGAAGCGCTGGTTTCAATCGACGTGAACTCCGGCCGTTCGACGCGCGAGCATTCGATCGAGGACACGGCGGTCCAGACGAATCTCGAGGCCGCCGAGGAAATCGCCCGCCAGTTGAGGCTGCGCGACCTTGCGGGCCTGATCGTGATCGACTTCATCGACATGGAGGAATCGCGGAACAACCGCGCCGTCGAGAAGAAGCTCAAGGATTGCCTCAAGAACGATCGCGCCCGTATCCAGGTGGGCCGCATATCGCATTTCGGCCTGCTGGAAATGTCGCGCCAGCGCATTCGCGCAAGCGTTCTGGAAAGCACGATGAAAACCTGCCCGCATTGCGGCGGCACGGGCCATGTTCGTTCCGATTCGTCGGTCGCCCTGCTCGTGGTGCGCGCAATCGAGGAGCATCTGCTCAAGGACAACCGCCACCACATCACGGTGCGCACGCCGTCCGCGACGGCACTCTACGTGCTCAACCACAAACGCAGCACGCTTGTGGACATGGAGCGGCGCTTCGGACTGACCATCACAATCGAATCGGATGATTCGGTCGGGTCACAGCATTACGCCATCGCGCGCGGCGCGCCCGTCGAGCATCCGGTCGTTGTGAGCGAACTGCCGCAGCAGCCTGTCGTCGAGGAAGAGGACGACATCGAGATTGTGGACGAGGAGGTCGCCGACGTGGCTGCCGCCGAGACCGATTCCGAACGGCAGGCCTCGGACGACCAGAAGCGCAAACGCAAGCGCAGGCGTCGCCGTCGTGGCGGACGCGACCGCGACCAGCAGGAAGCCGGCGCTTCGGCGACGGATGAGCAGGACGACGCGCCCGCTTCGGATGACGACCAACCTGAGGAGGCGGAAGACGTCGCTGCGGTGGAAGCCGTCGAGCAGGACGATGCGCCCGAGCAGGACCAATCCGAAAAGGCGGAAGGCAAGAAGCGCCGCCGGGGCAAGCGCGGTGGCAAGCGCAGCCGCGCCGAATCGGCAGAAGCGTCCGCCTCGGATGCCGATGAAATCGTCACCGCCGAAGCCGAAAAGGCGGAGGAGCCGACCGAAGAAGCCGAAGCGCCTGCCGCCGTGGCGGCGCCCGCAGAGGAAATCGTCGTGAAGGCCGAGCCGGTCAAGAAGCGCGCCACGCGCACGCGCCGGGCCGCCAAGGCAACGCCCGAGGAGACGATTGCCGCCGAAGCGATCGACACCGCGGCTTCGGAAAAGGCCGGTTCATCGCCTGCCAACGGCGCCGAAGAAGCAGAAACGACAAGCGCCGCGAAGCCGCGCCGCTCGACCCGCCGCAAGGATTCCCCGGCGACAACTTCCACCGAAGCAGCCACGCCTTCAGTGACTTCAGCGGGATCAGGCGCGGAAGGCGGCGAGCCGACAGAGCCGAAAAAGGGCTGGTGGCAGCGCAAGGGCTTCTTCGGATAG
- a CDS encoding aminotransferase class I/II-fold pyridoxal phosphate-dependent enzyme has product MAIAISRRSNVEPFHAMDILAEANRLRGEGRSIVSMAVGQPSDPAPAAVREAARRALEDGRIGYTDSLGLRGLRQAIAEHYADHYGIAVPWQRVAVTTGSSAAFNLAFMAMFDPGDRVGIAAPGYPAYRNIMAALGLEVVEIRLDSAPYLNADMIEAEHRRAPLKGILFASPANPTGASIPGGELARLVQTAESLGIAVISDEIYHRLNFTGPDQTALACGDNVTVINSFSKYYCMTGWRIGWMVLPEPLVRPVERIQQSLYISAPELSQIAAISAFSATQELERVKERYAANRQILAGRLPAMGFPLAAPMDGAFYAYCDVSRLTNDSMQFAQRMLAEAGVAATPGRDFDPELGHRFMRFSYAGSADDMMQATDRIAAWLK; this is encoded by the coding sequence ATGGCGATCGCGATTTCGCGCCGCAGCAACGTCGAGCCGTTTCACGCGATGGACATTCTTGCCGAAGCCAACCGGCTGCGCGGCGAGGGGCGCTCCATCGTGTCCATGGCCGTCGGCCAGCCCTCGGACCCGGCTCCGGCGGCGGTGCGCGAAGCGGCGAGGCGGGCGCTGGAAGACGGGCGCATCGGCTACACGGATTCGCTCGGCTTACGCGGCTTGCGGCAGGCGATCGCGGAGCACTATGCGGATCATTACGGCATAGCCGTACCGTGGCAGCGGGTGGCGGTCACCACCGGCTCGTCGGCGGCTTTCAACCTGGCATTCATGGCGATGTTCGATCCCGGCGACCGCGTCGGCATCGCGGCACCCGGCTACCCGGCCTATCGCAACATCATGGCCGCGCTCGGCCTCGAAGTTGTCGAGATCCGGCTGGACAGCGCGCCCTATCTCAACGCGGACATGATCGAGGCCGAGCATCGCCGCGCGCCTTTGAAGGGTATCCTGTTCGCAAGCCCCGCCAATCCGACCGGCGCGAGCATTCCGGGCGGCGAACTGGCAAGGCTCGTACAGACGGCGGAGTCGCTCGGTATCGCTGTCATCTCGGACGAAATCTATCATCGCCTGAACTTCACAGGTCCCGACCAGACCGCGCTTGCCTGCGGTGACAATGTGACGGTCATCAATTCCTTCTCGAAATACTACTGCATGACCGGCTGGCGCATCGGCTGGATGGTTCTGCCCGAACCGCTTGTGCGACCTGTCGAGCGTATCCAGCAGAGCCTCTATATTTCTGCGCCCGAACTGTCGCAGATCGCGGCCATCTCGGCCTTTTCCGCGACGCAGGAACTGGAACGGGTGAAGGAGCGCTATGCCGCCAATCGGCAGATACTGGCCGGGCGCCTGCCTGCGATGGGCTTTCCGCTGGCCGCCCCGATGGATGGTGCGTTCTACGCCTATTGCGATGTCTCGCGCCTGACCAACGACAGCATGCAATTCGCGCAGCGCATGCTGGCGGAAGCAGGCGTCGCGGCCACGCCGGGGCGCGATTTCGACCCGGAACTCGGGCACAGGTTCATGCGCTTTTCCTATGCCGGCAGCGCGGACGACATGATGCAGGCCACGGATCGCATCGCCGCCTGGCTTAAATAG
- a CDS encoding M48 family metalloprotease, translated as MLFARIAPAARRALGRRILAFAVGGALAISNVAVSVAQNVPIVRDAEIEALVRDYAKPLLAAAGLGRKNIEIVLVNDPGFNAFVSGRRIFMNTGTLLTAETPNEVIGVLAHEIGHLAGGHQERLRMQVDRAKTLALVGMLLGMGTVAAGAATKTEGLGGVGMGMATGSTEAARRSLLAYQRTEETAADRSALTYLEATHQSARGMLKTFKRFQSALALSGTRVDPYQISHPTPRDRIANLEVLARKSPYFETRDPPELQRRHDRIRAKIAAFTNGRGSTAQLFRQNNDQEAKQYGEAIEGYLHGNPRAALAKVDALIKAEPRNPYHYELRGDTLMKANRPAEAADAYATAIKLDPARSGVLQASYGQALLAQGNAKAAKKAVQALQRSIAADPENTSSYRYLAQAYGQLGQVGEAELAAADGHYYSGNFQEAKIFAARAQRKLKPGSAEWQRAQDIINYRKPRG; from the coding sequence ATGCTTTTCGCTCGAATCGCGCCCGCGGCACGTCGCGCACTTGGCCGACGCATCCTTGCGTTTGCGGTCGGTGGCGCGCTCGCAATCAGCAATGTCGCCGTGTCGGTCGCGCAGAACGTGCCCATCGTGCGGGACGCCGAAATCGAGGCGCTGGTGCGCGACTATGCAAAGCCGCTGCTCGCCGCGGCCGGACTTGGCCGCAAGAACATCGAGATCGTGCTCGTCAACGACCCCGGCTTCAACGCCTTCGTTTCGGGCCGCCGCATCTTCATGAATACGGGCACGCTGCTGACGGCGGAAACGCCGAACGAAGTCATCGGCGTGCTGGCCCATGAGATCGGCCACCTCGCGGGCGGCCATCAGGAGCGCCTGCGCATGCAGGTGGATCGCGCCAAGACGCTTGCGTTGGTCGGAATGCTGCTGGGCATGGGGACGGTAGCCGCAGGTGCTGCCACCAAGACCGAAGGTTTGGGAGGGGTCGGCATGGGCATGGCGACCGGCTCGACAGAAGCCGCGCGCCGCAGCCTGCTGGCCTATCAGCGTACCGAGGAAACCGCCGCCGACCGTTCCGCGTTGACTTATCTTGAGGCCACCCACCAGTCGGCGCGTGGCATGCTGAAAACCTTCAAGCGTTTCCAGAGCGCGCTGGCGCTTTCCGGCACGCGCGTCGATCCTTACCAGATCAGCCACCCGACACCTCGCGACCGCATTGCGAACCTGGAAGTGCTGGCGCGCAAGAGCCCTTACTTCGAAACGCGCGACCCGCCGGAGCTTCAACGCCGCCACGACCGAATCAGGGCCAAGATCGCCGCCTTCACCAATGGCCGCGGCTCCACGGCACAGCTTTTCCGCCAGAATAACGACCAGGAAGCCAAGCAATATGGCGAGGCCATCGAAGGCTATTTGCATGGCAATCCGCGCGCCGCGCTTGCGAAAGTCGATGCGCTGATCAAGGCGGAGCCGCGAAACCCCTATCATTATGAACTGCGCGGCGACACGCTGATGAAGGCCAATCGGCCTGCCGAAGCCGCCGATGCCTATGCGACGGCGATCAAGCTGGACCCGGCGCGCTCGGGCGTGCTTCAAGCCTCTTACGGGCAGGCGCTGCTCGCTCAGGGCAACGCCAAGGCCGCGAAGAAGGCCGTGCAGGCGCTTCAACGCAGTATCGCGGCAGACCCGGAAAACACCTCCTCCTATCGCTATCTCGCGCAGGCCTATGGCCAGCTCGGGCAGGTTGGAGAGGCCGAACTGGCTGCCGCCGACGGTCATTACTACAGCGGCAATTTCCAGGAAGCGAAGATCTTCGCGGCGCGCGCCCAGCGCAAACTCAAGCCCGGCTCGGCTGAATGGCAGCGCGCGCAGGACATCATCAATTACCGAAAACCACGCGGCTGA
- a CDS encoding DsbA family protein: MQKILPYGIAGAVVAIASLVGGYQLGAVARDGAPAAAATAAISPELGESIRNYLMQNPELIAEMQTALEDKQREEQRLASLDTIKNASVAIFNAPTDAVVGNPQGKTTIVEFYDYNCGFCRRAIDDMRALTSADPDLRFVLKELPILGPDSQKAHIVSQAFHRLMPEKYAEFHNRLLGGSGGRATEASAILVATSLGVDEAALRAEMKKPEVIEALQKNFELADRLQITGTPSYVIGDEVIFGALGQQVLTDKIASARAQCQTAAC; encoded by the coding sequence ATGCAGAAAATCCTTCCCTACGGCATCGCAGGCGCGGTGGTCGCAATTGCGTCTCTTGTGGGTGGATACCAGCTCGGTGCGGTGGCGCGAGACGGTGCACCTGCTGCTGCGGCCACGGCGGCCATCTCGCCTGAACTTGGCGAATCCATTCGCAACTATCTCATGCAAAACCCTGAATTGATTGCGGAAATGCAGACCGCGCTGGAGGACAAGCAGCGCGAGGAGCAGCGGCTTGCCTCCCTCGACACGATCAAGAATGCCAGCGTCGCCATCTTCAACGCGCCGACCGACGCGGTGGTCGGCAACCCGCAGGGAAAGACAACCATCGTCGAGTTCTATGACTATAATTGCGGATTCTGCCGCCGCGCCATCGACGACATGCGGGCACTGACCAGCGCCGATCCGGACCTGCGTTTCGTCCTGAAGGAACTACCGATCCTGGGACCGGATTCGCAGAAGGCGCATATCGTCTCGCAGGCGTTTCATCGCCTCATGCCGGAAAAATACGCCGAGTTCCACAATCGCCTGCTCGGCGGCAGCGGCGGCCGGGCGACCGAAGCGAGCGCGATCCTCGTCGCCACCAGCCTTGGCGTGGACGAGGCGGCGTTGCGCGCGGAAATGAAAAAGCCCGAAGTCATCGAAGCCCTGCAAAAGAACTTCGAGCTGGCCGACCGACTGCAGATCACCGGAACGCCTTCCTATGTGATCGGCGACGAGGTCATCTTCGGCGCGCTCGGCCAGCAGGTGCTGACCGACAAGATTGCAAGCGCCCGCGCGCAGTGCCAGACGGCGGCATGCTGA